The Onychomys torridus chromosome 4, mOncTor1.1, whole genome shotgun sequence genome includes a window with the following:
- the Trub2 gene encoding mitochondrial mRNA pseudouridine synthase TRUB2 isoform X2, which translates to MPRLLVFLDYTVRGLLGKATDNFCEDGQLIEKTTYDHVTRERLDRILAIIQGSHQKALVMYSNLDLKSQEAYEMAVQGVIRPMNKSPMLISGIRCLHFAPPEFLLEVQCMHETQQQLRKLVHEIGLELRTTAVCVQVRRTRDGFFRLDDALLRTQWDLHSIQDAIQAAAPRVAAELKKDLRLRLGHQQLPSAGQPRGSKDSSSTLGVESSVGQ; encoded by the exons ATGCCCAGGCTTCTGGTGTTCTTG GATTACACAGTGCGTGGCCTCCTAGGCAAAGCTACAGACAACTTCTGTGAAGATGGGCAGCTGATAGAGAAGACAACATATG ACCATGTGACCAGAGAACGGCTGGACCGGATCCTGGCTATAATCCAAGGCTCCCACCAAAAGGCACTGGTGAT GTACTCCAACCTGGACCTGAAGTCCCAGGAGGCCTATGAGATGGCTGTGCAAGGTGTGATCCGGCCCATGAACAAGTCCCCAATGCTCATCTCTGGCATCCGCTGCCTGCACTTTGCACCTCCTGAGTTCCTTTTAG AGGTGCAGTGTATGCATGAGACACAGCAGCAGCTGAGGAAGCTGGTGCATGAAATCggcctggagctgaggaccaccGCTGTCTGCGTGCAAGTACGGCGCACTCGGGATGGCTTCTTCAGGCTGGATGATGCCCTCCTGAGAACGCAGTGGGACCTACACAGCATCCAGGATGCCATCCAGGCTGCAGCCCCCCGGGTAGCAGCAGAGCTGAAAAAGGACTTGAGACTAAGGTTGGGCCACCAgcagctccccagtgctgggcagcCTCGTGGCTCCAAGGACTCAAGCTCCACTTTGGGGGTGGAAAGCTCTGTGGGGCAGTGA
- the Trub2 gene encoding mitochondrial mRNA pseudouridine synthase TRUB2 isoform X1 — protein sequence MGSSGLARLQGLFAVYKPPGLKWLHLRETVELQLLKGLNAAAKPPAPEQRVRFLLGPAEGSEEKLTLTATSVPTLTTHRLVRGPAFTSLKIGVGHRLDAQASGVLVLAVGHGCRLLTDMYDAHLTKDYTVRGLLGKATDNFCEDGQLIEKTTYDHVTRERLDRILAIIQGSHQKALVMYSNLDLKSQEAYEMAVQGVIRPMNKSPMLISGIRCLHFAPPEFLLEVQCMHETQQQLRKLVHEIGLELRTTAVCVQVRRTRDGFFRLDDALLRTQWDLHSIQDAIQAAAPRVAAELKKDLRLRLGHQQLPSAGQPRGSKDSSSTLGVESSVGQ from the exons ATGGGGTCTTCGGGCCTGGCTCGACTGCAGGGGCTCTTCGCGGTCTACAAACCTCCGGGGCTGAAATGGCTGCACTTGCGGGAGACCGTGGAGCTGCAGCTGCTTAAAG gtCTCAATGCAGCAGCGAAGCCTCCTGCTCCGGAACAGCGAGTTCGCTTCTTGCTAGGCCCTGCGGAAGGCAGCGAAGAGAAGTTGACTCTCACAGCCACCAGTGTGCCCACCCTCACTACCCACAGACTTG TACGTGGCCCAGCGTTCACCAGCCTGAAGATTGGTGTTGGACATCGCTTGGATGCCCAGGCTTCTGGTGTTCTTG TGCTCGCCGTGGGACATGGATGCAGACTCCTCACTGACATGTATGATGCTCACCTCACCAAG GATTACACAGTGCGTGGCCTCCTAGGCAAAGCTACAGACAACTTCTGTGAAGATGGGCAGCTGATAGAGAAGACAACATATG ACCATGTGACCAGAGAACGGCTGGACCGGATCCTGGCTATAATCCAAGGCTCCCACCAAAAGGCACTGGTGAT GTACTCCAACCTGGACCTGAAGTCCCAGGAGGCCTATGAGATGGCTGTGCAAGGTGTGATCCGGCCCATGAACAAGTCCCCAATGCTCATCTCTGGCATCCGCTGCCTGCACTTTGCACCTCCTGAGTTCCTTTTAG AGGTGCAGTGTATGCATGAGACACAGCAGCAGCTGAGGAAGCTGGTGCATGAAATCggcctggagctgaggaccaccGCTGTCTGCGTGCAAGTACGGCGCACTCGGGATGGCTTCTTCAGGCTGGATGATGCCCTCCTGAGAACGCAGTGGGACCTACACAGCATCCAGGATGCCATCCAGGCTGCAGCCCCCCGGGTAGCAGCAGAGCTGAAAAAGGACTTGAGACTAAGGTTGGGCCACCAgcagctccccagtgctgggcagcCTCGTGGCTCCAAGGACTCAAGCTCCACTTTGGGGGTGGAAAGCTCTGTGGGGCAGTGA